Proteins from one Acomys russatus chromosome 12, mAcoRus1.1, whole genome shotgun sequence genomic window:
- the Cops9 gene encoding COP9 signalosome complex subunit 9 encodes MKPAVDEMFPEGAGPYVDLDEAGGSTGLLMDLAANEKAVHADFFNDFEDLFDDDDVQ; translated from the exons ATGAAGCCGGCTGTGGATGAGATGTTCCCCGAGGGCGCGGGACCCTACGTGGATCTGGATGAG GCTGGAGGTAGCACCGGGCTCTTGATGGACTTGGCAGCCAATGAAAAGGCAGTTCATGCAGACTTTTTTAATG attttgaagatctctttgatgatgatgacGTCCAGTGA
- the LOC127196197 gene encoding olfactory receptor 12: MATPAHRNGSLSAVSLRVFVLVGFGGGAETQALIFAVFLALYVVTILGNLTMIVLITLDARLHSPMYFFLKSLSFVDLCYSSVISPNALANFFSSSKVISFEACATQLFFFSLLATTETFLLAVMAYDRFMAICSPLRYHVTMCPMTCAHLVLGTCCVGCLNSIVQTSLTFQLPFCSSNRIDHFYCDVPPLLQLACADTALNELLLFGLCGFIIVSTTLAVLVSYGYIAVTILRMHSGSGRHKVFSTCGSHLTAVSLFYGTLFVMYAQPGAVTSMEQGKVVSIFYTLVIPMLNPLIYSLRNKDVKDALRRLGQRPSLVRDGGQ, translated from the coding sequence ATGGCCACACCAGCCCACAGAAATGGAAGCCTCTCTGCAGTGTCCTTGCGAGTGTTTGTGCTGGTAGGATTTGGGGGAGGTGCTGAGACCCAGGCGCTGATCTTTGCTGTCTTCCTGGCCCTGTACGTGGTGACCATCCTGGGAAACCTCACCATGATCGTGCTCATCACTCTGGATGCCCGCCTGCActcccccatgtacttcttcctcaagAGCCTGTCCTTTGTCGACCTCTGCTATTCCTCTGTCATTTCCCCTAACGCCCTGGCTaacttcttctcctcttccaaagTCATCAGCTTTGAGGCTTGTGccacacagcttttctttttctccttgttgGCTACCACTGAGACTTTCCTCTTAGctgtgatggcctatgaccgtTTCATGGCCATCTGCAGTCCCCTGAGGTACCATGTGACCATGTGCCCTATGACCTGTGCCCATCTGGTTCTGGGTACCTGCTGTGTGGGCTGCCTGAACTCCATCGTGCAGACCAGCCTCACATTCCAGCTGCCCTTCTGCAGCTCCAACCGTATCGACCACTTCTACTGTGACGTGCCCCCGCTGCTCCAGCTGGCCTGTGCTGACACAGCTCTCAATGAGCTCCttctctttggcctctgtgggttcATCATTGTGAGCACCACCTTAGCTGTGCTGGTTTCCTATGGCTACATCGCTGTGACCATCCTCAGGATGCACTCGGGATCTGGGAGGCACAAGGTCTTCTCCACCTGTGGATCTCACTTGACGGCTGTGTCTTTGTTTTATGGGACTCTTTTTGTCATGTATGCACAGCCAGGAGCCGTGACATCCATGGAGCAGGGCAAGGTGGTCTCCATCTTCTACACTCTGGTCATCCCCATGCTCAACCCTCTCATCTACAGTCTGCGCAACAAGGACGTGAAGGATGCCCTGAGGAGGCTGGGACAGAGACCCAGCCTTGTGAGGGATGGTGGGCAGTGA
- the Otos gene encoding otospiralin, whose amino-acid sequence MYTLVRMQACVLWWLALGIMLWIPAGAKPMPEEADPYTQPPAMPYWPFSTSDFWNYVQYFQTQGAYPQIEDMARTFFAHFPLGSTLGFHVPYQED is encoded by the exons atgtacaccttgGTGAGGATGCAGGCCTGTGTGTTGTGGTGGCTGGCCCTTGGCATCATGCTGTGGATTCCTGCAG GAGCCAAGCCAATGCCAGAGGAAGCAG ATCCCTACACACAGCCACCAGCCATGCCCTACTGGCCTTTCTCCACTTCCGACTTCTGGAACTACGTGCAGTATTTCCAGACCCAGGGTGCCTACCCACAGATTGAGGACATGGCCAGAACCTTCTTCGCACACTTCCCCCTGGGAAGTACCCTGGGATTCCATGTCCCCTACCAGGAGGACTGA